The genomic region CGAGGAGACGACGCCGTTTGAACGAGTGTACGAAGTCATCTCTCGTGTGTACGATCCGCTGTCTGTAGCACAGATCGCCGAGCGTGCCCGCGTCTCACCGACCACGGCGCGAAAGCACCTGCGAACGCTCGAGAGCGCTGGTGAGGTAACGACGTCACAGGACGGTCAGACGACACACTACCGACGGTCGGAAACCGCTATCGTCACCGAACACGCCCAGTCGCTCCTCGCGGAACGGACGCCCGAAGAGATCGCGTCCGGCATCGCCGATATGAAGTCGCAGATCCAGGCGTGGCGCGAGGAATACGGTGTTGATTCACCCGAGGAATTCGCCCGAGAACTGGATATCGGGGACGCCGACAGCGATCATGGTGCGCTCCTCACAGAATGGCAAACGACGCGACGCAACCTCGCACTCGCACAGGCAACACTCGCGATCGGTGAGGTGAGTCAGACTGGTCACCTCACTGGCACGGATACGGACGACGATGGTAACGGCGATACATCCATCGTCGTATGAGTGACGACGGAGATCCCCCTCACCATATTCAGCCAGACGAACAGTCTGAGGTGTTTGGTCCTATCGACGCCGGGGCGCTACGGGAAATCCGAGACCTGATTGTGGACCTCGAGCCGCTGGTCCAGACCGCGTCATTGGACGATCCGCTGAATCCCCAGACACTTTCGGCTGAATTATCCGACGGCGTCGGAGCGGCGTCAACCGCCCGGATAGACGTCCGGTGGAGTCTCACCGGGAACTACGCCGCACACTACACAGATGATCGAGACCGAAATTTTCGGTTTGACTGTCACCCGAAACCCGACGCGCCGCGACGACACTTCCATTCACCCCCCGATGCTCTGAGCCGTCCTGTCGACCCATCTTGTATTGCCGTGTCTGAAACAAGTCTTGTGACGCGAGCGATTCTCCAACGGTGGCGATACGTCTATACGAATGGAACATTCGATGGGATCAACGACGCAGAAAATCCACCGTAATATCTTCCTCACCGTTCACGACAAGGCGGACGCCACGTTAATCGAGTCACTGGCTATCCATCACCGGATCGAGCGATTTCATCGAAAAGTCTGATTTCGAGCAGTACCGTTCCGCAACGTCCATCAGCGCTCGTGTACGCCGAATATCGGCGACGTTGTGGAGTACGACCGCTTCGAAATCACCAGTCTCCCACGCGTCGACGGCCTCGCTACTTTCCCCAAATGGATCGACTGTGCCGTGGCCGGAAGCCACGAGCTCACCATACACTCCAGTGAGGCTGTTCTCGCTCGTATTGAACCGTGAGGAGAAGACCTCCATCACGTCGATGTACGGTAGCTCGGCGAACGGCCACTCGCGTTCGTGATGGCTTAACCGCGTTCGAAGGAATGGCAGATCGAATCCGCCTTTCCAGGTTTCCCCATTATACGCTACGAGTTTGACATCTCGCTGTGCGATCGTGGTATCGACGAACGTCTTGACGGCGTCCAACAGGACGCTCTCATCGTCATGAACAGAGAGCGTCACTGGCGTGGTGAGATGGTCGTTCACGCGTTCTTCGATATCTGAGGCACACGTACTCCCGTCTGTATTGAGGAACACTCGCGAGCCGATTTCGGCGTCAAAGCCGACGACGGTCAACTGGTCAGTCGTCGAAAACCCTGTCGTCTCGATGTCGAATGCGATCGTCGCGAGTGTACTCATTGGGGTTCCTCGCTGGTTTCCCCATCGGGTCCTTGCGCATCGGTGCTCTGTTCGTTGAGCCGGTGTTCAAGCGCTTCGAGGCGTTCCCCATGGTCTTCCAATGTGGCCTCCTGTTCGAGATCGATACTGAACAGCGCCGGCACCAGTGGATTCTGATGGTTCAACAGCCCGCTCGCGTCGGCGTGTTCGCGAGCGTACTCGAACAGCCGGTCGAAGCGTGGTTGGTCGTGACGACGGAGTGCCCGACGGAACTCCGCCCAGCGCTCTTCGAT from Halorubrum salinarum harbors:
- a CDS encoding winged helix-turn-helix domain-containing protein, which gives rise to MNDVVEEEWIEETTPFERVYEVISRVYDPLSVAQIAERARVSPTTARKHLRTLESAGEVTTSQDGQTTHYRRSETAIVTEHAQSLLAERTPEEIASGIADMKSQIQAWREEYGVDSPEEFARELDIGDADSDHGALLTEWQTTRRNLALAQATLAIGEVSQTGHLTGTDTDDDGNGDTSIVV
- a CDS encoding ribonuclease H-like domain-containing protein, with protein sequence MSTLATIAFDIETTGFSTTDQLTVVGFDAEIGSRVFLNTDGSTCASDIEERVNDHLTTPVTLSVHDDESVLLDAVKTFVDTTIAQRDVKLVAYNGETWKGGFDLPFLRTRLSHHEREWPFAELPYIDVMEVFSSRFNTSENSLTGVYGELVASGHGTVDPFGESSEAVDAWETGDFEAVVLHNVADIRRTRALMDVAERYCSKSDFSMKSLDPVMDSQ